The following proteins come from a genomic window of Burkholderiales bacterium:
- a CDS encoding DDE-type integrase/transposase/recombinase, with protein sequence MAKLRLKAGIEAKRKYYFRVITEHHHTKAAAPDLIKRQFASIAPDRAWVGDMTFIRTRAGWLHLAVLGDLYSRRVVGWGMSERPNEGLPLAALEMAFMHRRPEHGLIHHTDQGPIYRAHSYRALMAECAAEHGGEGQRLRQCSGGELLLQP encoded by the coding sequence GTGGCGAAGCTCAGGCTTAAAGCCGGGATCGAGGCCAAGAGAAAGTACTACTTCCGGGTGATCACCGAACACCACCACACGAAAGCCGCGGCGCCTGATTTGATCAAGCGGCAATTCGCCTCAATAGCGCCCGATCGCGCGTGGGTCGGTGACATGACCTTCATCCGCACCCGGGCCGGCTGGTTGCATTTGGCGGTTCTTGGCGATCTGTATTCACGGCGCGTGGTGGGATGGGGAATGAGCGAACGGCCGAATGAGGGATTGCCACTCGCCGCGCTGGAAATGGCCTTCATGCATCGGCGGCCCGAACATGGCCTGATTCACCACACCGACCAAGGGCCCATCTATCGCGCTCATTCCTACCGGGCTCTGATGGCTGAATGTGCAGCCGAGCATGGGGGCGAAGGACAGCGCTTACGACAATGCAGTGGCGGAGAGCTTCTTCTCCAACCTTAA
- a CDS encoding transposase, whose protein sequence is MGKSIEKVNPERRRARFAKGFKVEAVRLPELGQKPATQLALELGIARNQLYKWQEQMRRAGVSGAFRGPGAKPLDEQSEVERLKRELKRVTEERDILKKAAAYFAKELP, encoded by the coding sequence ATGGGAAAGTCGATTGAGAAGGTCAATCCCGAGCGCCGGCGGGCTCGGTTCGCGAAGGGATTCAAGGTCGAAGCGGTTCGTTTGCCGGAGCTGGGCCAAAAGCCAGCGACTCAGCTTGCCTTGGAACTGGGAATAGCCCGCAATCAGCTCTACAAGTGGCAAGAGCAGATGAGACGCGCAGGCGTATCAGGCGCGTTTCGCGGTCCCGGCGCAAAACCACTGGACGAGCAAAGCGAAGTCGAGCGGTTGAAGCGCGAGTTAAAGCGCGTCACTGAGGAGCGCGACATCCTAAAAAAGGCCGCGGCGTACTTTGCGAAAGAACTGCCGTGA
- a CDS encoding IS3 family transposase, producing the protein MGAKDSAYDNAVAESFFSNLKNELVHHCDFVTRDHARAAIFDYIELFYNRKRIHQSLGYRTPEEVEREWRGA; encoded by the coding sequence ATGGGGGCGAAGGACAGCGCTTACGACAATGCAGTGGCGGAGAGCTTCTTCTCCAACCTTAAGAACGAACTCGTCCACCATTGCGATTTCGTTACACGGGACCACGCGAGAGCCGCAATCTTCGATTACATTGAGCTGTTCTATAACCGCAAGCGCATCCACCAATCGCTCGGCTATCGCACTCCTGAAGAGGTTGAACGAGAATGGCGTGGGGCTTAA